The proteins below are encoded in one region of Sporosarcina sp. FSL K6-1508:
- a CDS encoding TVP38/TMEM64 family protein — MNDWLNPDKIIELAQHYKSLGPLLGLFLPFAEAFLPFLPLFAFVLANAAAYDLWYGFLLSWAGTTVGSYAVFLIIRKYGRNRLLNFLTKSARIQKLIKWVERNGFGPLFLFLCFPFTPSALVNLVAGLSDMKKKTYLVTLMAGKFVMIFMISYIGYDIKALFTNPIRTAIVVVVILLLWFVGKYFERRLNAKVEADFRASASTHNHK; from the coding sequence ATGAACGATTGGTTAAATCCCGATAAAATTATTGAATTGGCACAACACTATAAATCGCTTGGACCATTACTCGGGCTATTCCTGCCTTTTGCGGAGGCGTTTTTACCGTTTCTTCCACTTTTTGCATTTGTTCTTGCGAATGCTGCCGCCTATGATCTTTGGTACGGGTTCCTTCTATCATGGGCAGGAACTACGGTGGGTTCTTATGCGGTATTCCTTATCATCCGCAAATATGGGCGTAACCGATTACTTAATTTCCTGACAAAAAGTGCACGTATCCAAAAGCTGATCAAGTGGGTGGAGCGAAACGGGTTCGGACCATTATTTCTTTTTCTTTGCTTCCCGTTTACACCATCCGCACTGGTCAATCTTGTAGCCGGACTGTCTGATATGAAGAAAAAGACTTATTTAGTCACATTGATGGCGGGGAAATTTGTCATGATTTTCATGATTAGCTATATTGGCTATGACATAAAAGCGTTATTCACAAACCCAATTCGAACTGCGATTGTGGTAGTCGTTATCTTGTTGCTGTGGTTCGTGGGCAAATACTTCGAGCGCAGGCTGAATGCCAAAGTCGAAGCAGATTTTCGGGCATCTGCCTCAACGCATAATCATAAGTGA
- a CDS encoding AzlC family ABC transporter permease — protein MENNQFSAGLKAGTSIAIGYFPVALTFGLLAKTAGLSIIEATAMSMFVYAGAAQYISLSLITSGVDPLLIVMNTFIVNIRHFLMTASLNEKMQPARKWVKAIYAFGITDESFTVLATGKKGKISTAFAFGVALIAYGSWVIFTVIGHIIGANLPDFLKAAMSIALYAMFIGLLVPSMKGNRKVVMLAALAAAIHCVLYFTEAMSTGWSILVATLASSILVEIVYTKRGKTAESMFKREEEV, from the coding sequence ATGGAGAATAACCAATTTTCAGCTGGCCTAAAAGCAGGAACGAGCATTGCCATCGGGTATTTTCCCGTAGCACTCACATTCGGGCTACTCGCAAAAACCGCTGGCCTGTCCATCATCGAAGCGACCGCAATGAGTATGTTCGTTTACGCCGGCGCTGCACAATACATATCGCTTAGCCTGATTACGTCAGGTGTTGATCCACTATTGATTGTCATGAATACATTCATCGTCAACATTCGACACTTTCTTATGACGGCTTCGCTCAATGAAAAGATGCAACCTGCACGAAAATGGGTCAAAGCGATCTATGCCTTCGGGATTACAGACGAATCATTTACAGTACTCGCAACAGGGAAGAAAGGAAAGATTTCGACCGCTTTCGCATTTGGCGTCGCGCTGATTGCCTATGGCAGTTGGGTCATCTTCACCGTCATTGGACATATCATCGGTGCTAATTTGCCCGACTTTTTAAAAGCTGCGATGTCGATTGCGCTCTATGCAATGTTCATCGGCTTGCTCGTTCCTTCTATGAAAGGCAACCGTAAAGTCGTCATGCTCGCTGCCCTTGCGGCGGCCATCCATTGTGTCTTGTACTTCACAGAGGCAATGTCGACGGGCTGGTCGATTCTTGTCGCAACGCTGGCGTCTTCGATTCTTGTAGAAATCGTTTATACGAAACGCGGGAAAACAGCTGAATCGATGTTCAAACGAGAGGAGGAAGTATAA
- a CDS encoding AzlD domain-containing protein, producing MGASYWWMLLGMMLVTYIPRMIPLTVLDGKELPPVIQGVLRNIPYAVLGALIFPAILFVQEGNILFGVLGAGVAFLIAVLGGGVMSVVLGTIAVLAVYSFFM from the coding sequence ATGGGCGCAAGTTATTGGTGGATGCTTTTGGGCATGATGCTTGTGACGTACATCCCCCGCATGATTCCGCTGACTGTGTTAGATGGTAAAGAGTTGCCGCCAGTCATTCAAGGTGTCCTGCGGAATATTCCATATGCTGTTCTAGGTGCCCTCATATTTCCGGCAATCTTGTTTGTACAGGAAGGAAATATATTGTTTGGCGTACTTGGAGCGGGCGTCGCGTTTTTAATCGCGGTTCTAGGCGGCGGTGTCATGTCCGTTGTTCTTGGGACGATTGCTGTGTTGGCAGTTTATAGTTTTTTTATGTGA
- a CDS encoding PDZ domain-containing protein has product MFDIVEAVALFFLNPLFIAALFTAVALGYFRVKKERRSFKVRLLPGLTELKRLLAESWLYALVLSVLISGAGLLVDPGWLVLFSAVALIVLLSFYYKATSPIYFAAAAFFALYFIEKYMGNFSFRGWTPGQADLLGDMAVTIPVIAGLFLIVEGLLIRRHTVRYASPMLVHTNRGLRAAAFKAKRLWLLPVVFLVPGDMISAYVPYWPQFTLGGSAFSFVPVPVVIGFSQVARSLYPDNLFPKIGRAVVWTGIMVVIVGLAALWLPILGWAALLIGVICRAVITILAWVRDRQGGFAVAPRPAGVVIAGVVPGSPGEKMGLQPGECIRTVNGLQVSNEKELYDAIQLNAAHCRLQVIDRGGEVRLMQQVMYRHDHHRLGLLVVR; this is encoded by the coding sequence ATGTTTGATATAGTAGAAGCGGTTGCGCTATTTTTCCTGAATCCATTATTTATAGCCGCTCTATTTACAGCGGTTGCATTAGGTTATTTTCGTGTGAAAAAAGAGCGCCGGAGTTTTAAAGTCCGATTGTTACCAGGATTAACAGAATTGAAGCGGCTTTTGGCTGAGTCATGGCTGTATGCACTCGTTTTGTCAGTTTTGATTTCCGGGGCAGGTCTGCTAGTTGATCCGGGTTGGCTTGTGCTATTTTCTGCGGTAGCGTTAATTGTATTGCTATCCTTTTATTATAAAGCGACTTCACCGATTTATTTTGCGGCGGCGGCTTTTTTCGCTCTTTATTTCATAGAAAAGTATATGGGGAATTTCTCGTTTCGTGGATGGACGCCCGGACAGGCAGATTTGCTTGGTGATATGGCAGTGACGATTCCGGTCATCGCCGGATTATTCTTAATCGTGGAAGGCCTTCTTATTAGGCGCCATACGGTTCGTTACGCATCGCCGATGTTGGTGCATACAAACCGTGGACTGCGAGCTGCCGCCTTCAAGGCGAAGCGGTTATGGCTATTGCCGGTTGTATTTCTAGTGCCTGGCGATATGATTTCGGCCTATGTTCCGTATTGGCCGCAATTCACTTTAGGGGGAAGTGCATTCAGTTTCGTTCCAGTTCCTGTCGTTATCGGTTTTTCACAAGTGGCACGCTCGCTGTATCCGGATAATTTATTCCCAAAGATTGGTCGGGCGGTCGTTTGGACAGGTATTATGGTCGTTATCGTTGGATTGGCTGCACTGTGGCTGCCGATTTTAGGCTGGGCAGCTTTGCTGATTGGCGTAATATGTCGCGCGGTTATTACCATTCTAGCTTGGGTACGTGACAGGCAAGGCGGATTCGCTGTTGCACCGCGCCCGGCAGGAGTCGTCATTGCAGGCGTTGTACCGGGATCCCCAGGTGAGAAAATGGGGCTTCAGCCAGGGGAATGTATTCGTACTGTAAATGGACTTCAGGTAAGTAATGAGAAAGAATTATATGACGCAATTCAGCTCAATGCTGCACATTGTCGACTGCAAGTGATTGACCGCGGCGGAGAAGTCAGGCTTATGCAACAGGTTATGTATCGACATGACCATCATCGCCTCGGACTTCTCGTCGTTCGATGA
- the addB gene encoding helicase-exonuclease AddAB subunit AddB has product MSLRFITGRSGAGKTTFIEREIAAELEHNPMGAPVIVIVPDQMSFSMEHSLSVNFGLKGIIRAQVLTFKRLAWRVLQETGGITRKEVDGFGYRMLVRSVLEENQDQFKLFRQAASKRGFTEQIGDLLKEFSRYSLDHHTMNELHETLASSGAPRTLLDKAEDLSLLLTKIEEKLGTTFVDSEGHLALLASQIPHSDLLKGADIYIDGFENFTTREYEIVMELMKHANRLTVVLPMEGALTGFADHELFFNPVRTSLKLRELARVESVDVEEDVFMGRAHRFLNGDLRHFEAEFDHFPAKQQPSEGNIVLVEAANRRAEIHSVARKIRELMIAGKRYKDISILYRQPEKYDELIETIFPHYDIPVFISQKKPMLHHPLIEFSRSVLEAVTTGWSYESVFRAVKTDLFFPHREMKLLWRDRADRLENYVLAHGIHGHRWFDDSRWRVKKYRGLELHSAVQTDEERAMEQELHLIRDEIRNPLTDFEKRLKRAKTGRDVAEALFSFMEKLHVYDKIIDLRAEEERAGRLLGATEHEQAWNGWINVLDQFVLMFGDKVMDSTEAARILDEGFDSLEFARIPPSLDQVMVSSVEVASLMDIDAVFILGVNDGVMPKRVDNEGILSDADREWFTEIGFDLAPTTKMKLMDETYMAYRAFTAPREKLYVSYPIADEEGKALIPSLYITRIAQMLPGTETEIVVTDPSELPLEANQFDYISHPRSALPYVSMKLKEAEQTGILEREWRAVMAYYEEDPYWSSVINHIIRPINADKGTERLRTELTQGLYGESFVSSVSRIESYYSCPFQHYASFGLGLRERTEFTLEAPAIGDLFHAALKWISDETMRLDKSWAELTREECWKLAREAVEDISPYFFNRILLSTNRYVYIKRKLMHIIQRTIYSLSTQAKSTVFKPVAIEAGFGPGEELPALEIPLLRGDSMKMRGRIDRVDATEIGGKNYVRVVDYKSSAKSLDLTEVYYGLSLQMMTYLDVALENADEWLGIQADPAGVLYMHIHNPMIRSGSELTPALLEAEIAKSYKMRGYLLDNPDVVIGMDADIGRSSSIVPASIKTDGTFAKTSKVLSSDDLQMMRSFVRKRHQKAGDAMLAGDTRVYPYKLKDKMPCEFCSYRSVCQFDPTDPASVHRPYSEMDPEMSLEKMRKEVADDDEHTRET; this is encoded by the coding sequence ATGTCACTGCGTTTCATAACTGGCAGGTCAGGCGCTGGGAAAACGACCTTCATTGAGCGGGAAATCGCTGCTGAACTGGAACATAATCCGATGGGAGCACCCGTGATTGTTATTGTACCAGATCAGATGTCGTTCTCGATGGAGCATAGTTTGTCCGTTAATTTTGGATTAAAGGGAATCATCCGTGCCCAAGTATTGACATTCAAACGGCTGGCATGGCGTGTGCTGCAGGAAACGGGCGGCATCACCCGCAAAGAAGTAGATGGCTTTGGGTACCGAATGCTTGTTCGAAGTGTTTTGGAAGAGAATCAGGATCAGTTCAAATTATTCCGGCAAGCTGCGAGTAAACGGGGATTCACGGAGCAAATTGGCGATCTGCTGAAAGAATTCAGCCGGTATTCTCTTGATCATCACACGATGAATGAACTCCACGAAACGCTCGCCTCATCAGGTGCGCCGCGTACATTACTCGACAAAGCAGAAGACTTGTCGCTGTTGTTGACAAAAATTGAGGAGAAGCTCGGCACAACCTTTGTTGATAGTGAAGGACATCTGGCACTTCTCGCTTCGCAAATACCCCATTCAGACCTGTTAAAAGGCGCTGATATCTATATTGACGGTTTTGAAAATTTCACGACGAGGGAATACGAAATCGTGATGGAATTGATGAAACACGCCAATCGTTTGACTGTTGTACTTCCGATGGAGGGGGCACTTACTGGTTTTGCGGATCACGAATTGTTTTTCAATCCAGTACGGACATCTCTTAAACTGCGTGAATTGGCACGCGTGGAATCGGTTGATGTGGAAGAAGATGTATTCATGGGGAGAGCGCATCGTTTTCTGAATGGGGATCTCCGGCATTTTGAAGCGGAATTCGATCACTTTCCGGCGAAACAACAACCGTCAGAAGGCAATATTGTCTTGGTTGAAGCAGCAAACCGCCGTGCAGAGATCCATTCGGTGGCGCGTAAGATTCGGGAATTGATGATTGCTGGAAAGCGCTACAAAGACATTTCAATATTGTACAGGCAGCCCGAAAAGTATGATGAACTGATTGAAACGATTTTCCCGCATTATGATATTCCTGTGTTCATCAGCCAGAAAAAACCGATGCTGCATCATCCGCTGATCGAGTTTTCACGTTCTGTTTTAGAAGCGGTCACAACAGGTTGGTCGTATGAGTCTGTGTTCCGTGCTGTCAAAACAGATCTGTTTTTCCCACACCGGGAAATGAAATTGTTATGGCGCGATCGTGCAGATAGACTTGAAAACTATGTACTTGCACATGGCATTCACGGGCATCGCTGGTTCGATGACAGCCGCTGGCGCGTGAAGAAGTATCGTGGGCTTGAATTGCATTCAGCTGTTCAAACTGATGAAGAACGCGCAATGGAGCAAGAATTGCATTTGATTCGCGATGAAATTCGGAATCCGCTTACCGATTTTGAAAAGCGGCTGAAACGGGCGAAAACGGGCCGTGATGTAGCGGAAGCACTGTTTTCATTCATGGAAAAGCTGCATGTTTACGATAAAATCATTGATCTGCGCGCGGAAGAAGAACGTGCAGGACGGCTACTTGGCGCAACGGAGCATGAGCAGGCATGGAACGGCTGGATTAATGTATTGGATCAATTCGTCCTCATGTTTGGGGATAAAGTGATGGATTCCACAGAAGCGGCGCGGATTTTGGATGAAGGGTTTGATTCGCTTGAATTTGCCCGCATTCCACCATCGCTTGACCAAGTAATGGTATCCTCTGTCGAAGTGGCAAGCTTAATGGATATCGACGCTGTATTCATTCTTGGCGTGAATGATGGTGTTATGCCAAAACGAGTTGACAATGAAGGGATTTTGTCGGATGCAGATCGTGAATGGTTTACAGAAATCGGTTTTGATCTGGCCCCCACGACGAAGATGAAATTGATGGATGAAACGTATATGGCGTATCGTGCATTCACGGCGCCGCGTGAGAAATTATATGTGTCCTATCCGATTGCGGACGAAGAAGGAAAAGCACTGATTCCCTCGTTATACATAACGAGAATTGCCCAGATGTTGCCGGGAACTGAGACGGAAATAGTTGTAACGGATCCATCTGAATTACCGCTGGAGGCCAATCAATTCGATTACATCAGTCATCCGCGTTCAGCACTGCCTTATGTATCGATGAAATTGAAAGAGGCGGAACAGACAGGGATACTGGAACGAGAATGGCGTGCCGTCATGGCGTATTACGAGGAGGACCCGTATTGGTCTTCTGTCATAAATCATATTATCCGTCCCATAAACGCGGATAAGGGGACGGAAAGACTGCGTACAGAATTAACGCAAGGGCTGTATGGAGAGTCATTTGTTTCCAGTGTGTCTCGGATTGAGTCTTATTATAGCTGTCCATTTCAGCATTATGCGTCGTTTGGACTTGGCTTACGGGAACGGACGGAGTTTACACTGGAAGCACCCGCTATCGGGGATTTATTCCACGCGGCTCTTAAATGGATTTCAGACGAAACGATGCGTCTCGATAAATCGTGGGCGGAGCTGACTCGTGAAGAATGTTGGAAGCTTGCGAGGGAAGCAGTGGAAGACATTTCGCCGTATTTCTTTAACCGTATTTTATTGTCGACGAACCGTTATGTTTACATTAAACGTAAGCTGATGCACATTATTCAGCGGACGATTTATTCACTCAGTACGCAGGCAAAATCAACAGTGTTCAAACCGGTTGCCATTGAAGCAGGATTTGGGCCTGGCGAGGAACTGCCTGCACTAGAAATACCGTTGCTCCGCGGTGATTCGATGAAAATGCGCGGCCGGATTGACCGTGTCGATGCAACAGAAATCGGCGGCAAAAATTATGTCCGCGTCGTCGATTATAAATCGTCAGCAAAAAGTCTCGATTTGACGGAAGTGTACTATGGCTTGTCCCTGCAAATGATGACCTATCTTGACGTTGCGCTGGAAAATGCAGATGAGTGGCTGGGCATACAAGCGGATCCTGCGGGCGTCCTCTATATGCATATCCATAACCCAATGATTCGTTCCGGTTCAGAATTAACCCCTGCGTTACTTGAAGCAGAGATTGCGAAATCCTACAAGATGAGAGGGTATCTGCTTGATAATCCGGACGTAGTCATCGGAATGGATGCTGATATTGGCAGGTCCTCTTCAATTGTTCCCGCCTCTATTAAAACGGATGGCACATTTGCGAAAACGTCGAAAGTGCTGTCATCGGATGATTTGCAGATGATGCGCTCGTTTGTTAGGAAGCGGCACCAAAAAGCCGGAGATGCAATGCTTGCCGGGGATACACGTGTTTACCCATACAAATTAAAAGATAAGATGCCGTGTGAATTCTGTTCATATCGTTCAGTTTGTCAGTTCGATCCGACAGATCCAGCTTCAGTGCATCGGCCTTATAGCGAAATGGACCCGGAAATGTCCCTCGAAAAAATGCGCAAGGAGGTGGCAGATGATGATGAACATACCCGTGAAACCTGA
- a CDS encoding CsbA family protein — protein MGSFETKLFLALLLPGLLVILFTRVTFHHVVGLILTVALIAASVYAGYTHNWLLYGADALSLTVGFWYATRMMKIARQHEQEE, from the coding sequence ATGGGCTCATTCGAAACAAAACTATTCCTTGCCTTGCTTTTGCCTGGGCTTCTTGTCATTCTGTTCACCCGTGTGACATTTCACCACGTTGTCGGCCTCATTTTGACGGTGGCGCTGATTGCGGCGTCGGTCTATGCGGGATACACGCATAACTGGCTACTTTACGGGGCTGATGCGCTATCACTCACGGTCGGATTCTGGTACGCAACACGCATGATGAAAATCGCAAGGCAACATGAACAAGAGGAATGA
- the addA gene encoding helicase-exonuclease AddAB subunit AddA, translated as MMMNIPVKPDGLTFTDSQWKAIWATGKDILVSAAAGSGKTKVLVTRMIEKVLDENNPIDVDELLVVTFTNASAAEMRHRMAEALEEAIAERPESVHLRRQLNLLNKAQISTLHSFCMNVVRQYAYLIDIDPGFRIADSTEAALLSDDTIGAVLEDAYSAKNPEAMYRLADSFTSDRNDQSIETLIDRLYDYSRVHPVPEQWLRLIPMQYEIGANASIDELEFIEPLKTAIRHTLEEAAALTNDMRRITLMPDGPEPLAATAEADLMWIDEAIRRITDGTWEQTYEFFGSLKWVKAGTIRKDSCDEELAKRAKALRDTVKKIVNTLKESYFTRTPARLLEEIRLMAPTMHTLIDLVIEFGRRFEQVKIDRCIVDFSDLEHYALRILSNAQDGKLVPSDIAMDYKNRFSEVLVDEYQDVNMLQETIIQLVKRGGEGDGNLFMVGDVKQSIYRFRLAEPMLFLGKYNRFTETDGNQGMKIDLNANFRSRKEVLDATNYVFSQVMGARVGEIDYDDAAALKYGANYPEKAVTAGLTLLYEEEEDDQELDDVTELAGQSLKSSQAEARFMIKKIQEMIASGTEVTDAFTDEKRPLEYRDIVILMRSMTWSGEIAEEFKLAGIPIYAELKRGYFDALEVMIMLNTLRVIDNPYQDIPLASVLRAPFIGMTENELAQVRLAGKNESFFEALKRFVTTGGAGVAAVTQEKLQRFFNQFEDWRNLARRGSLSELIWQVYSDTHYYEMVGAMANGKQRQANLRALHDRAIDYEKTSFRGLFRFLRFVDRMRKRGDDLGAARSLTEKENVVRIMTIHSSKGLEFPFVFIAGAGRKFNKMDFNEPYLFDQHFGLAVKAIDPDNRITYTSLPFLAMKEKKELEMRAEEMRVLYVAMTRAKEHLEIIASVKDIEKSIVKWQDAQLVDPELMLPEYTRSRANGYLDWLGPAVARHQAFEKFGSMQGGETVIDPSVWQIDALPVSALFTTIEGIEEEAEAPVDIVPIEEVDGTMLLEVKRRFDATYPYLSSVTKRSKQTVSELKRLAILEQQAEDDFSVSTNADVSTAYLHNRPVFMQSRALSAAEVGTAMHTIMQHIDIRKESSVPDVEKLIIELTDRQLLTADEATAVDANAVARFFETTIAQRLMKAEHVSRELPFTYALDDNEGDYQILQGIADCLFEEQDGWVLLDYKTDCVRGRYGSDEEVDIEMDKRYSIQLNLYKKALEEIMKIEIKEMVLYLFDGERTVYIQGE; from the coding sequence ATGATGATGAACATACCCGTGAAACCTGATGGACTGACATTTACAGATTCCCAGTGGAAAGCAATTTGGGCAACAGGGAAAGATATTCTTGTTTCCGCTGCTGCCGGATCAGGAAAAACGAAAGTATTGGTCACCCGGATGATTGAAAAAGTGCTGGATGAAAATAATCCCATCGACGTTGACGAACTTCTCGTCGTTACATTTACCAATGCATCTGCAGCAGAAATGCGGCACCGGATGGCGGAAGCGTTGGAAGAAGCGATTGCTGAAAGACCGGAATCTGTTCATTTGCGCAGGCAGCTGAATTTATTGAATAAAGCACAGATTTCCACGTTGCACTCATTCTGTATGAATGTCGTTCGGCAATATGCATATTTGATTGATATCGATCCGGGATTCCGGATTGCGGATAGCACGGAAGCGGCGTTGTTAAGTGATGATACAATCGGGGCTGTACTTGAAGATGCATATAGTGCCAAAAATCCCGAAGCGATGTACCGGCTGGCAGACAGTTTCACGTCGGATCGCAACGACCAGTCTATCGAAACGCTGATCGATCGGTTGTATGATTATTCCCGTGTTCATCCGGTTCCGGAGCAATGGCTGCGCTTAATTCCCATGCAATATGAAATTGGTGCTAATGCTTCTATTGATGAACTTGAATTTATTGAGCCTTTGAAAACGGCAATTCGTCATACGTTGGAAGAAGCAGCGGCGTTAACCAATGATATGAGACGCATCACCCTTATGCCTGACGGACCAGAACCGCTTGCCGCCACGGCTGAAGCAGATTTAATGTGGATTGATGAAGCAATTCGCCGCATTACGGATGGGACATGGGAGCAGACTTACGAATTTTTCGGCTCTTTAAAATGGGTAAAAGCAGGAACGATCCGCAAAGATTCATGTGACGAAGAACTTGCAAAACGGGCGAAAGCACTTCGTGATACGGTAAAAAAAATTGTGAACACCTTAAAAGAATCCTATTTTACGAGAACGCCAGCCCGTTTGCTCGAGGAAATTCGCTTGATGGCGCCGACGATGCATACGCTCATTGACTTGGTCATCGAGTTCGGCAGACGTTTTGAACAAGTGAAAATTGACCGCTGCATTGTCGATTTCTCGGATTTAGAGCATTATGCATTGCGTATTTTATCGAATGCTCAGGACGGGAAACTTGTGCCTTCTGATATTGCAATGGATTACAAAAATCGTTTTTCAGAAGTGCTTGTCGATGAATACCAGGATGTCAATATGCTACAGGAGACAATCATTCAACTCGTCAAGCGAGGCGGGGAAGGGGACGGAAATCTGTTCATGGTCGGCGATGTAAAACAGTCGATATACCGATTCCGCCTTGCTGAACCGATGCTGTTTCTTGGCAAATACAATCGATTTACAGAAACGGATGGCAATCAAGGCATGAAAATCGATTTGAATGCGAATTTCAGAAGTCGTAAAGAAGTGCTAGATGCGACAAATTACGTCTTTTCACAAGTGATGGGCGCGCGTGTCGGAGAAATCGATTATGACGATGCGGCGGCGCTGAAATACGGTGCGAACTATCCGGAAAAAGCGGTGACTGCCGGACTGACACTTCTTTATGAAGAAGAGGAAGACGATCAAGAACTAGACGATGTAACAGAACTTGCCGGGCAAAGCTTGAAAAGTTCACAGGCGGAAGCACGGTTCATGATTAAAAAAATCCAGGAGATGATTGCGTCTGGGACGGAAGTAACCGATGCATTTACTGATGAAAAACGTCCGCTTGAATACCGGGATATTGTTATCTTGATGCGTTCGATGACATGGTCAGGCGAAATTGCGGAGGAATTCAAGCTGGCGGGTATTCCGATATACGCTGAGCTGAAGCGCGGATATTTCGATGCGCTTGAAGTGATGATCATGTTGAATACATTGCGTGTCATCGACAATCCCTATCAGGATATTCCGCTAGCATCCGTTCTTCGAGCCCCATTCATCGGCATGACGGAAAATGAATTGGCGCAAGTTCGGCTTGCTGGAAAAAATGAGTCGTTCTTTGAAGCATTAAAGCGTTTTGTTACAACAGGCGGAGCAGGTGTCGCTGCTGTGACACAGGAAAAACTACAGCGATTTTTCAACCAGTTCGAGGACTGGCGAAACCTGGCACGGCGCGGTTCGCTCTCTGAATTGATCTGGCAAGTCTATTCCGATACCCATTATTATGAGATGGTCGGTGCGATGGCGAATGGCAAACAGCGCCAGGCAAATCTTCGTGCGCTGCATGACCGGGCGATTGATTATGAAAAGACTTCGTTCCGTGGGCTGTTCCGCTTTCTGCGTTTTGTGGACCGCATGCGTAAGCGCGGGGATGACCTCGGTGCCGCGCGTTCACTTACTGAGAAGGAAAATGTTGTTCGCATCATGACGATCCATTCGTCGAAAGGACTCGAGTTTCCATTTGTCTTTATCGCAGGGGCGGGTCGGAAATTTAATAAGATGGATTTCAATGAGCCGTATTTGTTCGACCAGCATTTTGGGCTGGCAGTGAAAGCGATTGACCCAGATAACAGGATTACCTATACATCATTGCCGTTTCTTGCAATGAAGGAAAAGAAAGAACTTGAAATGCGTGCGGAAGAGATGCGGGTATTATACGTTGCAATGACGCGGGCAAAGGAACATCTCGAAATCATTGCATCTGTGAAAGACATTGAGAAATCGATTGTGAAATGGCAGGACGCACAACTGGTTGATCCGGAATTAATGTTGCCCGAATACACGAGGTCACGAGCAAATGGCTATTTAGACTGGCTTGGGCCAGCTGTAGCAAGGCATCAGGCGTTCGAAAAGTTCGGTAGCATGCAGGGAGGAGAGACCGTAATCGATCCTTCTGTTTGGCAGATTGATGCATTGCCCGTATCCGCTTTGTTTACTACGATTGAGGGTATAGAGGAGGAAGCGGAGGCACCGGTCGATATAGTTCCAATCGAAGAAGTGGATGGAACCATGTTACTGGAAGTGAAACGCCGGTTCGACGCAACCTATCCATATCTTTCTTCAGTGACCAAACGCTCTAAGCAGACGGTCAGCGAGTTGAAACGGTTGGCGATTCTTGAACAGCAGGCGGAAGATGACTTCTCGGTGTCAACAAATGCGGATGTAAGTACTGCTTATCTTCATAACCGGCCGGTCTTCATGCAATCGCGGGCATTGTCCGCGGCGGAAGTTGGGACGGCGATGCATACGATTATGCAACATATTGATATCCGGAAAGAAAGCAGCGTACCTGACGTGGAAAAGCTTATAATTGAGTTGACTGACCGCCAGTTGCTTACTGCAGACGAGGCGACCGCTGTCGATGCAAATGCTGTTGCACGTTTCTTTGAGACAACTATTGCTCAACGTCTGATGAAAGCTGAGCATGTATCACGTGAGCTGCCGTTTACCTATGCACTTGATGACAATGAAGGCGATTATCAAATATTACAAGGAATCGCGGATTGTTTATTCGAAGAACAGGATGGCTGGGTGCTGCTAGATTATAAAACGGATTGCGTTCGTGGCCGTTATGGTTCAGATGAAGAAGTCGACATTGAAATGGACAAGCGGTACAGCATTCAGTTGAATTTATATAAGAAAGCGCTTGAAGAAATTATGAAAATTGAAATTAAAGAGATGGTCCTTTATTTATTTGACGGAGAAAGGACCGTGTACATTCAGGGGGAATAA